From Caretta caretta isolate rCarCar2 chromosome 3, rCarCar1.hap1, whole genome shotgun sequence, a single genomic window includes:
- the E2F6 gene encoding transcription factor E2F6 isoform X3, producing MDSPLQPPKINLNMEDEVQFVTMRKTLKVTKPRFDASLVYLTRKFMDLVKTAPDGVLDLNEVATTLGVRKRRVYDITNVLDGIHLIQKRSKNLIQWVGSDLDQVAGKASEQQKLRDELSDLSAMEEALDELIKDCAHQLFELTDDKENTKLAYVTYQDIHSIKAFQEQIVMAIKAPEETKLEIPAPKEDCIEVRIKSTKGPIDVYLCEVEQDNPGAKTFEDMGTLTSETKSPVPLDEE from the exons ATGGACTCGCCGCTCCAG ccaCCAAAAATCAACCTTAATATGGAAGATGAGGTCCAGTTTGTGACAATGAGAA AAACCCTGAAAGTCACAAAGCCTCGTTTTGATGCATCCCTGGTTTACCTGACCCGAAAATTCATGGATCTTGTCAAAACTGCACCAGATGGTGTTCTTGATTTGAATGAAGTAGCAACAACTCTGGGGGTACGAAAACGAAGAGTATATGACATCACCAATGTATTGGATGGAATCCACCTGATTCAGAAAAGATCTAAGAATCTTATCCAGTGGGT AGGATCTGATCTCGATCAGGTTGCTGGAAAGGCATCAGAACAGCAAAAGCTTAGAGATGAACTTTCTGATTTATCAGCAATGGAAGAAGCTCTGGATGAATTAATTAAGGACTGTGCTCACCAGTTGTTTGAATTAACGGATgacaaagaaaacacaaa ACTAGCTTATGTGACATATCAAGATATTCATAGCATTAAGGCCTTTCAAGAACAGATTGTTATGGCAATCAAAGCTCCAGAAGAAACAAAACTAGAAATACCAGCTCCTAAAGAA GATTGTATAGAAGTACGTATAAAGAGCACAAAGGGACCCATTGATGTATATTTATGTGAAGTGGAGCAAGATAACCCAGGTGCCAAAACTTTTGAAGATATGGGTACTCTGACGTCAGAAACTAAATCACCAGTACCTCTTGATGAAG
- the E2F6 gene encoding transcription factor E2F6 isoform X2 — translation MATPAQGKSLRPLHPDTLRPPKINLNMEDEVQFVTMRKTLKVTKPRFDASLVYLTRKFMDLVKTAPDGVLDLNEVATTLGVRKRRVYDITNVLDGIHLIQKRSKNLIQGSDLDQVAGKASEQQKLRDELSDLSAMEEALDELIKDCAHQLFELTDDKENTKLAYVTYQDIHSIKAFQEQIVMAIKAPEETKLEIPAPKEDCIEVRIKSTKGPIDVYLCEVEQDNPGAKTFEDMGTLTSETKSPVPLDEE, via the exons ATGGCCACCCCCGCCCAGGGGAAGAGCCTGCGGCCGCTGCACCCGGACACGCTGCGG ccaCCAAAAATCAACCTTAATATGGAAGATGAGGTCCAGTTTGTGACAATGAGAA AAACCCTGAAAGTCACAAAGCCTCGTTTTGATGCATCCCTGGTTTACCTGACCCGAAAATTCATGGATCTTGTCAAAACTGCACCAGATGGTGTTCTTGATTTGAATGAAGTAGCAACAACTCTGGGGGTACGAAAACGAAGAGTATATGACATCACCAATGTATTGGATGGAATCCACCTGATTCAGAAAAGATCTAAGAATCTTATCCA AGGATCTGATCTCGATCAGGTTGCTGGAAAGGCATCAGAACAGCAAAAGCTTAGAGATGAACTTTCTGATTTATCAGCAATGGAAGAAGCTCTGGATGAATTAATTAAGGACTGTGCTCACCAGTTGTTTGAATTAACGGATgacaaagaaaacacaaa ACTAGCTTATGTGACATATCAAGATATTCATAGCATTAAGGCCTTTCAAGAACAGATTGTTATGGCAATCAAAGCTCCAGAAGAAACAAAACTAGAAATACCAGCTCCTAAAGAA GATTGTATAGAAGTACGTATAAAGAGCACAAAGGGACCCATTGATGTATATTTATGTGAAGTGGAGCAAGATAACCCAGGTGCCAAAACTTTTGAAGATATGGGTACTCTGACGTCAGAAACTAAATCACCAGTACCTCTTGATGAAG
- the E2F6 gene encoding transcription factor E2F6 isoform X1, with protein sequence MATPAQGKSLRPLHPDTLRPPKINLNMEDEVQFVTMRKTLKVTKPRFDASLVYLTRKFMDLVKTAPDGVLDLNEVATTLGVRKRRVYDITNVLDGIHLIQKRSKNLIQWVGSDLDQVAGKASEQQKLRDELSDLSAMEEALDELIKDCAHQLFELTDDKENTKLAYVTYQDIHSIKAFQEQIVMAIKAPEETKLEIPAPKEDCIEVRIKSTKGPIDVYLCEVEQDNPGAKTFEDMGTLTSETKSPVPLDEE encoded by the exons ATGGCCACCCCCGCCCAGGGGAAGAGCCTGCGGCCGCTGCACCCGGACACGCTGCGG ccaCCAAAAATCAACCTTAATATGGAAGATGAGGTCCAGTTTGTGACAATGAGAA AAACCCTGAAAGTCACAAAGCCTCGTTTTGATGCATCCCTGGTTTACCTGACCCGAAAATTCATGGATCTTGTCAAAACTGCACCAGATGGTGTTCTTGATTTGAATGAAGTAGCAACAACTCTGGGGGTACGAAAACGAAGAGTATATGACATCACCAATGTATTGGATGGAATCCACCTGATTCAGAAAAGATCTAAGAATCTTATCCAGTGGGT AGGATCTGATCTCGATCAGGTTGCTGGAAAGGCATCAGAACAGCAAAAGCTTAGAGATGAACTTTCTGATTTATCAGCAATGGAAGAAGCTCTGGATGAATTAATTAAGGACTGTGCTCACCAGTTGTTTGAATTAACGGATgacaaagaaaacacaaa ACTAGCTTATGTGACATATCAAGATATTCATAGCATTAAGGCCTTTCAAGAACAGATTGTTATGGCAATCAAAGCTCCAGAAGAAACAAAACTAGAAATACCAGCTCCTAAAGAA GATTGTATAGAAGTACGTATAAAGAGCACAAAGGGACCCATTGATGTATATTTATGTGAAGTGGAGCAAGATAACCCAGGTGCCAAAACTTTTGAAGATATGGGTACTCTGACGTCAGAAACTAAATCACCAGTACCTCTTGATGAAG